GACGGTAAGTAGGGCCAGTTCTATAACTCTATTTGACTATACTTGTGATGAAACTCCCTATCCTTCACGAATCACGACTGCGATTTGGTGGAAGTTCTTGCCGACTTCTTTTATTGCCTTTGGTTTTTTCCTTTGCTTGCCTTTAGGATAAACCAGGAGATTATTCCATTTCTTTTTTCTAGTTAATCATTTCAATATAaagttattaatattattatatctATAGGTAATAGGTGACCCATATCAATCATCTTGTCTTTATATAATATTCATCAAGTTGTAATTGTTTCATATTTTctctataaaaaaagtttacatGACCCcaataaaaatatgttttcaaGTTTCAAGTGGATATGTTTGGTAAGGGTGGAGGGTGTGCCTTCCTTGATCACCTTTTCGGGTAAATCAAGTTTTTTGGTTAGGGGTAAACACTTCCCCTCTTCCTCTGAGCAGCAAAGTCGAGTAAGAAAACCGGGTTCCCATAGTGTAGCCGTTAGGTTCTATATTAAAATACaaatttttaaaacttttaaactaTATATACCTCACCAATTTAACAATTTTCCACACAAATATACTCTCTGCAATTTCTATACCACAAAATACAAAATGTATGTTCTATCCGATACTAGCACTCTCGGGTTGCCTTTGGGTTTAGACTATTCCGGTGATTCAAGTGATTTTTGTGAGTTTTTGTCCGTTTCTAGTAGTGgtgttgaatttttttttttccaaagtgGTTGCCGCAAATGAGCTTAAGAACACAACAAAATTTAAGAGAAAACATGTGTCGCGTGATCGTGTAAAGAAAAATAAAGTTCTAATGAACCATTACTTCATTGAAAACTTTAAGTAGGATGCAAATACGTTCGGAATGAGATTTTACTTACCCAAGgaattatttttaaaaatcatCGAGGATATTAAAGTAGATGAAAGTTTTAAATCATTATGCTTTCGATGAAAGGTTTAAAAAGTGCTTCACGCCAATTCAGAATTGCACAACAGCTATTTGTCAACGTGTTACAAGTAATGTTCTAGACGAATACGATGAGTATTTAGCTATGTCTACCAGGATCTTGCAATctctttataatttttttttgcaatGCAATTATTAGATTGTACGGTACACCAAAGATATTGTGATCTCTTTAAAACCACCCAAGATACACCAAAGATTGCAATGCAATTATTAGATTGTATGGTACAGAGTTTTTACATAGTCCAACTATCCACGATATTGCACGTTTGTACAACACGAATTAAGCTAGATGGGGCCTTACAGGGATGATCAGTAGCAGCAATTATACACATCGTTCGAAGGATGTGTCCGACAAGTTTGTGAGGCTAATTTATGATAGTTGATCACCAATACCGAACGATCATGTTCGAAGCGGTAGTCTCACATGACTTGCGGTTTTGCCGTATGCACTATGGTCTTGCCGGTTCGAATAACAACATCAatattctcaatgaatcttcgttATACAAGAGCAAAATGTATGAAACCGCCCCGAAGTGCCCTTTTTAGATTAATGAGAACCAATACAAACGTGCCTACTATCTTGCTAATGTGAGTTACCAGACTTAGTCTGCTTTTATGGGATCTTTCCATACCCGGatgaaaaaaagttcaagaaaatgcaagagacgACAAGAAAAGATGTTGAACGAGGGTATGCTTAATCGACCGCAACAGGAAATGAAGCGTGAGAAAATACAAAATGTGATGTGcgcatgtatcatattgcacaatatggtTATAAAACAGGACGAGAATGCAATATTACCCGATTACGTGTTGGAGGCCCATAATCGAGCTTCCAATGGTGATTTGCGAAAACGAGCATTACTTTGGCTACGGGTCTTCGTTGTAGACGTTCGACCAGTCAAATCGAAGCTTGAAACGAGGAGCACGTAGTGGCAAGGCCCCGAAGTCCAAGTTTAGGGCCAAAAAACGTATTCTAATGGGAGTTTTGGACATATTTATGTTTTTTTCggtgttatatttattttgtttttggcCTTGTGTTTGGCTTATGGCCTTTTTGTGGCCCATTTCGAATCTCAGTCTTTATTTATGTATTGCTCTTGTGATTCCAATTATCAAACTTCAATTTTGAGATTAATCacttttcacttcaaattctctGCCCTTTGGGTTGACTTTTGGAGGTTTGGGGAAGATCATCACGGGTATTTGTAAAATCAACGTGATTTGTTCTTTGTTATCATATCACACGCTACATCATGTCCCTACCAAAAACGAGTATTTTAAATACTCGGGGGTAGTTTTAAGGTGACATGATTCTATTGATTGTTATTATTGAATACTTGGGGTAAGTGAGCAGTGTGCCTCTACCCTAAGGCATACAAATACAAATGTCTAGTGGTTGAACATAGATCCGAATTTAAAAGTAGTAAAACACCAAAAGAAACTAATAGTAAGAATTAAAAAACTGAAGTGACTCGAGATATCACCAATGAATCCCCTGGATTCTACAATTGAGACCGGCATTTCTCTTTTTATGCTTTAAACTTGGCATAAAATATCCATTCGGTTAAAACTGTGACAAGGCAATTATAAAAACAAGTATAAAGCTAAGCGGGTTAAACGAATCTATCAAAACATGGCACGTTTAGCTAAACATAATATGGGTTCGACCGTAACTTAACTTGACATGAACTCGTTTAGACTAAATATAAATCCCATGAATGTTGTGTTAGATTATTTGATATTCTTATATAATTCGTTTAAATCAATAATCATCCCAACCACTTTTTATATGTAAGCTAAATATTCATGTTAAATGACGCCCTTAATCCACTTGGGAATAGCTTAGTGGTGTTTGTGAGTTAGATAGAGTTTAGGATAGTGATATATCAGGGGTTTAATCCCCGTTGTATACAGGTTTAGCAGTTCAAAAAATGGGCGCACTTAAAACAATAGTATCTAACAGATGATTGTAGTATTCttaatttttaaatatatttctAACGCTTTAGAGCATAGCTAGCTCAAAAGTGCATGTAATGTTTTATATTTCTAACATTTAAGTTAATAACTATCATAGTCTCCGAAGGAGGGTTTGTGGCCTAACAATTCAAGTGTTTTATTTCCAAGCAGTTGAGAGTAGTGTAGTCTTATGCCAAATATTGGTGCATGTATAAGTACTTGTTTTTCTTTATAATCATAtgtcataaataaatattttgcTATTTTCATGTATAATCAGGTCATGCCAAGTAGCATTACATGACGTATATTAGATGAAAATGATTAGAACAGAATAGTATTAGATGGTCTTAAAAGTTGAAAAATTAAGACGGTAAGAGGCTGTAAAATTTGATATATGCATTAATACAGACGGTAAAATATAAAATGGAGTGGTGGTCCATGAATATTGAGTTAAGTCTGACAAAAAAAAAGGACAAAAATCAGAATATGAACCCGTATTTATCTCGGCATTAATGAAAGCCAGCAACGAAACATCCAAACCATTCTGGTACCCTACAACTACCAATAAAATAATATACATTTCTATAGTAAGTTTATATTTTATGAGGGGCGGATTCAGGGGTGTTTTGGGGGTTCCCAGGAATCCCTTCGGTttggaaaaaatgaaaaaaattagtgGAAATCTTGTATGATTTGGGAAAAATTAGTGAGAATTTACCAAAAGAAACCTGGTGAAAAAAattcctagatccgccactgtttaTGATAAAGAAATAACTAATTAAATGTTGTTAATCTATTAATTTAACTTGGTTTTATATGTTTATCTAATAGATACCAATTGATTTGTACAAGAACAATCAGTTCTTTTAACCTTTTACTAGTAAtacaaattaatatttttttataaaaaaaggttagagttaaatgtcatttacGTTTTTGTGGTTTGTCCACTTTTCCCACTTCAGACCAAATTTCAAAATTGTATCATGTTCCTCCTTGACATTATCAAAATGtgtcatttcaatccaaaatacTAACCATAGTTATAAAAACTCAGTTAGCTTAGaggtaaaatggtcattttacATATTGGTTCGGAGGTTTTACATACCCTGCACCGTGCACCAACCTCGGAACCACTATgtaaaatgaccattttacctCTGAGCAAACTgagttttttaactgggttagtTTTTTGAACTGAAAtaacacatttcaaaattttaaaatttttaaatttggCTTGAAGTGACAAAAATGAACAAATCACTAGGACGTAAATGGCACTTTAACTCAAAAGGTTATAAAATCCGAATCAAAAGTTATAATACATAACTCAAAAGGTGATAAAATCTGAATCAAAAGTTATAATACATAGAATTGAACATGCATGTTTAAGAAAAGAATTAAGTATGTTATTATTGTGTGCTTAGAAGTTGTGATGGGGACTTTTAAGCATTGACAAAATACAATAGTACATTCTAAAACTTTAAAAAGACCTTGACTGAGATGTTAAACTGTACAACTTTATAAGCCAGCTGTACAATATGCATTTCCACAAAAATTAATACGGGTCCTTTTCTTGCTACAAATTTTGTAACATGTGACGATAAGACAAGACCAATATATAGGACCAACACTGTATGTTCTGAACGAcgttttattatatatgtttttgTCTTATTTTTCTTTGTATTAAATTAAAGATGTGTGGTATGATGCCTATATTTAATTTCTAGGCAGACAAAGTTAGCGATTCAGAAAGCTCCACGTGGCAGATGGGTTTCATAACattgttaattatttattttttatacgACTCTTGCGAacgaaaaaaatataatttaattaatataattaGTAATGTATAAAAAGCATTATGCCTTTTATCTTAAGCCAATGTgtatttaaataaaaagtcatGCATATCATATGTGATTTATTAATATTCAGAACGTGTAATATAAAAGACATGCATGGAACTAGCTTACTACTGTCCTGGCAGACGTACTTTGTTATGCAGTAGATTAAAAAACTAGTATACTTTTTTTGAGATATCGTTTTTATTTTTGGTGTTTGTACACTGATggggttattattattattatttttttttttgacccCTTATATAATAAAATGTTAGCTGACCGTTATACTAGTGTATTTAAATCATAGTTGTAATAACTATACTAATGTATAGTAGCCTAAATCGATTAGTTAGTCCGATAAATTGTatgtaatatataaataatatagtACGTATCATTTAAAAACTATACAAACATCGATAGTATTGTATAAAAAAAGTTTAATACTCTTTCTTCTCTCTAGATTGCATGCCAACTCTCGCCGCTAAAGTTTTCGGAAAAATTTATAGAATCAAACAAAATGTACATGCTCAAACTCGGTTTGGTTTGAAACTGAGCAGCTCGGTTCAGATCACTTTCGTACAaggttttcaaattttaaatgtCTAAAACTCCAAAATGTCATTAATTCAATACTTCCAACTCGAAGTCAACTAATtaacaaaaaaacatacaaaattaatttaataaacacaaatttaaaacgacaaattttgttttatatataattGTATATTTGTACATAGTGGATTAAATTCAATTGAGTGGCATTCTTAAAACTATAAGCATagttgtgtgtgtatatatacacacacatacatatatatacaataaattaaaaaaaagttcaAGCCGAGCGGGCATTTGCTTGTACTTGGCTCATTtataaaccgaaccgagctgATCGGCTCATTTACAACCGAGCCGTAAATCGAACGAGTATTTCCTGAGCGAGCAACTAGAGAGAGGTGAGGACAACCCTACTCTAACCTCACTCTTATAGCAGATTTGATTTCATGTTTATCGCGCCAAAGTTTCATGTGCTGCACATGCGAACTTGCTggagtggttttttttttttttttttttgcatttaacTGACTATTTTATGCAACTTCATGTTAGAAacttaggtgttgtttgttttttcagaggtaaaatgtctgcagtctgcggaccacatctgcaaacatctgtagcagaagaggtggaccaaacctctgcagtctgcaagaagaagactgtttgttttttatcTTCTGCAGACTGCAGAAATAAACTGAAATTTAAATAAACTGAAATCAAGTAAGCATAATCAAACCATTTTGAGCGGCAACATAATAAGCACGGATCAATTAAGCAAAATCAAATCATTTTAAACGACAAAAAAAACATAACAATAACCCAAACGTGCCACCTATATCATATAGAAAATAtagaaatcaataaacaaatacCTAGTTTTGAAAGATATAACAGATCCTTTCCAGatatcaaaaacaaaaaaaaaaaagcatcaTGAAGGGTAACAGTACTCTTAAAACCGATGCTAGTCACCAATTTCATACTTTGAATCTTTTGCTCATCCAAAAAAGCCACAATTTGATAACATTGAAGTTTTACAAACTAAAATAAAGGTTTTAGAAATGAAAAAAGATACACAAATTGACCTGTGGGACAGCATAAGGAGAAAAGAAAATGAAGGTGGTTCCGATTGCACAAGATAAATGGGTTTCATTACATTCATCATTTGGGCTCATTTGTTGGTGTGATgatgaaaagcttgctgatgaaTTTGAGGAGTTGAACGGCGGCGCGACGGGGGTGTGGGAGGAGAGGTGGTGGCTGCGGCGGTCTGGGGCAGGAGAGGTGGTGGCTGCGGCGGTCTGGGGCAGGGGAGGTGGTGACTGCGGCGAGATGGGGTGTGGGAGGAGAGGTAGTGGCGGCGGTGGTGTGGGAGGAGAGGTGATGGCGGCAGGGAAGAAGAGGGTGGTGGAGGAGAGGTGTGGAGGAGGGGGCTGGGAGAAgagtttagggttttgataaaaaaaagttCTGTATTATGTGTTTTGGGGGAGAAGATGCAAAGAAGAGGTTAGAAGAGGGTATACCACATCTGCACCAAAAAGAGGTTGTgtagaccttttttaatgaaatctCTCCTGAAAAACAAACACTCTGCAGACCTAAATGTCTGCGCGTGATCTGCGT
Above is a window of Helianthus annuus cultivar XRQ/B chromosome 14, HanXRQr2.0-SUNRISE, whole genome shotgun sequence DNA encoding:
- the LOC110907817 gene encoding glycine-rich RNA-binding protein 10-like, whose product is MKVVPIAQDKWVSLHSSFGLICWCDDEKLADEFEELNGGATGVWEERWWLRRSGAGEVVAAAVWGRGGGDCGEMGCGRRGSGGGGVGGEVMAAGKKRVVEERCGGGGWEKSLGF